A region of Bifidobacterium adolescentis ATCC 15703 DNA encodes the following proteins:
- a CDS encoding ACT domain-containing protein has protein sequence MSEDNNQSMGDLFPDLGPEVPIISGVAHDSTESLATVRRVPNEPGMAAKVFTMLAEAGVNVDMIVQASASTGTADISFTVPGTAAAKVQEVLQEKQGELGFQSFDVDPNVGKVAVVGVGMKTHSGLAAKFFNALSDKGVNVLMISTSEIRIAALVPLEQLNDAVKALHTAYGLDADQVEAVVYGGTGR, from the coding sequence ATGAGCGAAGACAACAACCAGTCCATGGGCGACCTGTTCCCCGACCTGGGGCCGGAAGTGCCGATCATCTCCGGCGTCGCGCACGACAGCACCGAGTCGCTGGCCACCGTGCGCCGCGTGCCGAACGAGCCGGGCATGGCGGCGAAGGTGTTCACCATGCTGGCCGAGGCCGGCGTGAACGTGGACATGATCGTGCAGGCCTCCGCCTCCACCGGCACCGCCGACATCTCCTTCACCGTGCCGGGCACCGCCGCGGCCAAGGTCCAGGAAGTGCTGCAGGAGAAGCAGGGCGAGCTGGGCTTCCAGTCCTTCGACGTCGACCCGAACGTCGGCAAGGTGGCCGTGGTCGGCGTGGGCATGAAGACCCATTCCGGTCTGGCCGCGAAGTTCTTCAACGCGCTGAGCGACAAGGGCGTGAACGTGCTGATGATCTCCACGTCCGAAATCCGCATCGCCGCGCTTGTACCGCTCGAGCAGCTCAACGACGCCGTCAAGGCGCTGCACACCGCCTACGGTCTGGACGCCGACCAGGTGGAAGCCGTGGTGTACGGCGGCACCGGCCGCTGA
- a CDS encoding aspartate kinase yields the protein MALIVQKFGGSSVADPESIKRVARRIIETKNAGNDVAVVVSAMGDTTDDLIDQALSIDSNPPAREMDMLMTAGERISMSLLAMAIHAAGSHAYSFTGSQAGFMTDAQFGTAHIKAVKPDRVRRALDKGSVAIVAGFQGVNEGGDATTLGRGGSDTSAVALAVALDADICEIYTDVDGVFTADPRIVPTARRIPVIDYESMLEMSSCGSKVLALRCVEYAQRFGMPLHVRSSFSHRRGTLIVPEGVDPRTLPNI from the coding sequence GTGGCTCTCATCGTGCAGAAGTTTGGCGGCTCTTCCGTAGCCGACCCAGAATCGATTAAGCGCGTGGCCCGACGCATCATCGAAACGAAGAACGCCGGCAATGACGTGGCCGTCGTGGTCTCCGCCATGGGAGACACCACCGACGACCTGATCGATCAGGCGCTCAGCATCGATTCCAACCCGCCGGCGCGCGAGATGGACATGCTGATGACCGCAGGCGAGCGTATTTCGATGAGTTTGCTCGCTATGGCGATTCATGCGGCCGGTTCTCATGCATACTCGTTCACCGGTTCCCAGGCTGGTTTCATGACCGACGCGCAGTTCGGCACCGCGCATATCAAGGCCGTGAAGCCCGATCGCGTGCGTCGTGCATTGGATAAGGGTTCCGTGGCGATCGTGGCCGGCTTCCAAGGCGTGAACGAAGGCGGCGACGCAACCACGCTCGGCCGTGGCGGTTCCGATACTTCCGCAGTCGCGCTCGCCGTGGCGCTGGACGCCGACATCTGCGAAATCTACACCGACGTCGATGGCGTGTTCACCGCCGATCCGCGTATCGTGCCGACCGCCCGTCGCATTCCCGTCATCGACTACGAATCGATGCTGGAAATGTCGTCCTGCGGTTCCAAGGTGCTGGCATTGCGTTGCGTGGAATACGCGCAGCGATTCGGCATGCCGTTGCACGTGCGCAGCTCCTTCTCCCACCGTCGCGGCACGCTGATCGTGCCGGAAGGCGTCGATCCGCGCACCCTGCCGAACATCTGA
- a CDS encoding TetR/AcrR family transcriptional regulator — MTGKPEASTSTIGDARRLQIVQAAREICLEKGFSKITISDIAERVGMTRSLFYHYFQDKDQVADAVLDDVISEVIARLEEWNEHREAGNISKALDDVVRLTRSLIADEGPFSQRLIEDGNAALYLRFIDRAADRISEYLCGSTVREFEEKHGMPIRNEHETFYTLIVGLISLIRLHPDIDDDIVRQVAAQTLHLDEYL; from the coding sequence ATGACCGGGAAACCGGAAGCGTCCACCAGCACCATTGGAGACGCGCGTCGCTTGCAGATCGTGCAGGCGGCACGTGAGATCTGCTTGGAAAAAGGGTTTTCGAAGATCACGATCAGCGATATCGCCGAACGGGTCGGCATGACCAGATCGCTTTTCTACCACTATTTCCAAGACAAAGACCAGGTTGCGGATGCCGTGCTCGACGATGTCATCAGCGAAGTCATCGCCCGCCTGGAAGAGTGGAACGAGCATCGCGAGGCCGGCAACATCTCGAAGGCGCTTGACGATGTGGTGCGGCTGACCCGTTCGCTCATCGCCGATGAAGGCCCGTTCAGCCAACGTCTCATCGAGGATGGCAACGCTGCACTGTATCTGAGGTTCATCGACCGGGCCGCGGACCGCATTTCCGAATACCTGTGCGGTTCCACGGTACGTGAATTCGAGGAAAAGCACGGCATGCCGATCCGCAACGAGCATGAGACCTTCTACACGCTGATCGTCGGCTTGATCTCGCTGATCAGACTGCATCCTGACATTGACGATGACATTGTCAGGCAGGTGGCGGCACAGACGCTGCATTTGGACGAATATCTGTGA
- the recR gene encoding recombination mediator RecR: protein MALAYDGAIQRLIDAFANLPGIGPKGAQRIAFYLLNAPDEESQALIDAITEVKEKVRFCDICGNVCETSPCPVCADPRRDHSVICVVEEPKDVMSIERTREYRGMYHVLGGVINPMANVQPSDLNIAKLIERLKDSEVKEVILALNPNVEGEATTSFLSQLLSQTDIKVTRLASGLPVGGDLEYADEITLGRALAGRRAV, encoded by the coding sequence ATGGCTTTGGCCTATGACGGCGCCATCCAACGACTCATCGACGCGTTCGCCAACCTGCCCGGCATCGGGCCGAAAGGCGCGCAACGCATCGCCTTCTACCTGCTCAACGCGCCCGATGAGGAATCGCAGGCACTGATCGACGCCATCACGGAAGTCAAGGAAAAAGTACGGTTCTGCGATATCTGCGGCAACGTGTGCGAAACCAGCCCATGCCCGGTATGCGCCGACCCACGCCGCGACCACAGCGTGATCTGCGTGGTCGAAGAGCCGAAGGACGTGATGAGCATCGAACGCACCCGCGAATACCGAGGCATGTACCATGTGCTGGGCGGCGTCATCAACCCGATGGCCAACGTGCAGCCAAGCGACCTCAACATCGCCAAACTCATCGAACGGCTTAAGGACAGCGAAGTCAAGGAGGTGATCCTCGCGCTCAACCCGAACGTGGAAGGCGAGGCCACCACCAGCTTCCTTTCGCAGCTGCTGAGCCAGACCGACATCAAGGTGACGCGCCTTGCCAGCGGCCTGCCGGTGGGCGGCGACCTCGAATACGCCGACGAGATCACCCTGGGCCGTGCGCTCGCCGGCCGTCGCGCCGTCTGA
- the dnaX gene encoding DNA polymerase III subunit gamma/tau produces MALALYRRYRPDTFDGVIGQDQVTVPLMRALDENKLTHAYLFSGPRGCGKTSSARILARCVNCAKGPTSHPCGECASCRDLATGGPGSIDVVEIDAASHNGVDDARELRERAGFAPARDRYKIFILDEAHMVTPQGFNALLKIVEEPPEHVMFIFATTEPDKVIGTIRSRTHHYPFRLVPQEVMGPYLEQICADEHIEAEAGVLRLAMRAGGGSVRDTLSVLDQLMVGAVDGKIPYDSAVALLGFTPDALIGEAIDAVADKNGEALYGVIQKVVVGGFDPRRFVEDLLARVRDLLVLTLGGERAESVLSDDTATENMDDLHRQAASLGLAALTQMADTINATLANMTGAISPRMRLELLAARLLAGRETGVVAQAAAPSSGMPEAGHAGGAAASESQRPSGSRRYAAQSARGRHAVEPSAAPTNPADAVVSGAASVLAEVQQAMGGPLSEGSEPAASAESKPVETQSAPSKLSNAEPSAPTQSVTQSAPQPAATDDRTPDQKWDAIVAGLPEDVRRYVDREKVPRVLLDGVKGRLWIKFDKSLSKYAFAKAVAKEAVDGTTNVVQIVRGEVHKVFGPDVTLAPAKKLADGSTAVPWSKLSPEEQSKINAQLVQEQLKAATLLTANLGKEVAKEPEDDDPWNTPIPQTPIAEGNANDVQPPEHHVKHVDVPDVSDDVDPWATPLPTPQTDDREQGQPNGPEQPRQNQPEQHSERHSARQSAREMQSQQAQQPASSPAGFADDPWGAPMPVQAGPPEPEVAPEDDEYSMSDESIGASNALDMNDLNRVFEVKKVEEFSSDDPHNPRNMQVKKTLDD; encoded by the coding sequence ATGGCACTGGCACTGTATAGAAGGTATCGTCCCGACACGTTCGATGGCGTGATCGGACAGGATCAGGTCACGGTTCCGCTGATGCGTGCGCTTGACGAGAACAAGCTCACGCACGCCTATCTGTTCTCCGGACCGCGCGGCTGCGGTAAAACGAGTTCCGCGCGTATTCTGGCCCGTTGCGTCAACTGCGCCAAAGGTCCGACCTCGCATCCGTGCGGTGAATGCGCCAGCTGCCGTGACCTTGCCACCGGCGGCCCCGGCTCCATCGACGTGGTGGAAATCGACGCCGCCTCCCATAACGGTGTGGACGATGCCCGTGAACTGCGTGAACGTGCCGGATTCGCCCCGGCCCGCGATCGCTATAAAATCTTCATCCTCGACGAGGCCCACATGGTCACGCCGCAGGGCTTCAACGCGCTCCTGAAAATCGTGGAGGAGCCGCCGGAGCATGTCATGTTCATCTTCGCCACCACCGAACCGGACAAGGTGATCGGCACCATTCGCTCCCGCACCCACCACTATCCGTTCCGTCTGGTGCCACAGGAGGTCATGGGCCCGTATCTTGAGCAGATCTGCGCCGACGAGCATATCGAGGCCGAAGCGGGTGTGCTGCGCTTGGCCATGCGTGCCGGCGGCGGATCCGTACGTGACACGCTGTCCGTGCTCGACCAGCTGATGGTCGGTGCCGTCGACGGCAAGATTCCTTACGATTCCGCGGTCGCGCTGCTTGGTTTCACGCCGGACGCGCTTATCGGCGAGGCAATCGACGCCGTCGCCGACAAGAACGGCGAGGCGCTGTATGGCGTCATTCAAAAGGTCGTGGTCGGCGGATTCGACCCCCGACGTTTCGTTGAGGACCTACTGGCACGCGTGCGCGACCTGCTGGTGCTCACCTTGGGCGGTGAGCGTGCGGAAAGCGTGCTGTCTGACGACACCGCGACCGAGAACATGGACGATCTGCATCGCCAGGCGGCTTCGTTGGGATTGGCCGCGCTTACGCAGATGGCGGATACGATCAACGCCACGCTGGCCAACATGACCGGTGCGATTTCGCCGCGCATGCGCCTGGAACTGCTCGCCGCCCGCCTTCTTGCCGGTCGTGAGACAGGCGTGGTCGCGCAAGCCGCCGCACCATCGTCCGGCATGCCGGAAGCTGGACATGCGGGCGGTGCCGCAGCGTCTGAATCGCAGCGTCCGTCCGGTTCCCGTAGGTACGCCGCGCAATCGGCACGTGGAAGGCATGCCGTGGAACCGTCCGCGGCTCCCACGAATCCAGCCGATGCCGTCGTTTCCGGAGCGGCCTCCGTATTGGCGGAAGTCCAGCAGGCGATGGGTGGACCTCTGTCGGAAGGCAGCGAGCCGGCCGCTTCAGCCGAGTCCAAGCCGGTTGAAACGCAGTCTGCGCCATCCAAACTATCCAATGCCGAACCATCCGCTCCCACCCAGTCCGTGACTCAGTCCGCGCCCCAGCCTGCGGCAACGGACGATCGCACTCCCGACCAGAAGTGGGACGCGATCGTTGCCGGCCTGCCTGAGGATGTCCGTCGCTACGTGGACCGCGAGAAAGTGCCCCGCGTGCTGCTGGACGGGGTCAAAGGCCGACTGTGGATTAAATTCGACAAGTCGTTGAGCAAATACGCGTTCGCCAAGGCCGTGGCCAAGGAAGCGGTCGACGGCACCACCAATGTGGTGCAGATCGTGCGCGGCGAAGTGCATAAGGTGTTCGGCCCTGATGTCACTCTCGCGCCGGCCAAGAAGCTTGCCGACGGTTCCACCGCGGTGCCGTGGAGCAAGCTCAGCCCGGAAGAGCAGAGCAAGATCAACGCGCAGCTGGTGCAGGAACAGCTGAAGGCCGCCACATTGCTGACCGCGAACCTCGGCAAGGAGGTTGCCAAGGAGCCGGAAGACGACGATCCGTGGAACACCCCAATTCCGCAGACGCCCATCGCCGAAGGCAACGCCAACGACGTACAGCCGCCGGAACACCACGTAAAACATGTGGACGTGCCGGATGTGAGCGATGACGTCGATCCGTGGGCCACGCCACTGCCCACGCCGCAGACGGACGATCGGGAGCAAGGCCAACCGAATGGGCCGGAGCAGCCGCGGCAAAACCAGCCGGAACAGCACAGCGAACGACATAGCGCACGGCAAAGCGCCCGCGAAATGCAATCGCAACAGGCCCAGCAGCCGGCGTCATCGCCGGCAGGATTCGCGGATGACCCATGGGGAGCCCCCATGCCGGTGCAGGCGGGACCGCCGGAGCCTGAAGTCGCCCCGGAAGACGACGAATACTCCATGAGCGACGAATCGATCGGCGCATCGAACGCTTTGGACATGAACGACCTGAACAGGGTGTTCGAAGTGAAGAAAGTCGAGGAATTCAGCTCGGACGATCCGCATAATCCGCGCAACATGCAGGTGAAGAAAACACTTGACGACTGA
- a CDS encoding diacylglycerol/lipid kinase family protein — translation MSKTSHANTTVAVVCNPTSNKGKGAQVGGHVIDLLRGAGRKHGFDVIDVTGTSFDDSLANARRRGDEYDYLVAVGGDGMVALGANAVGCSGKPLGIVAIGSGNDFARGLDLPVNRVETAVEGIVGAIVRGTHIDVDMGLVTSLPDGHAIDSTDGTDVSQSRSPIDRYYAGMLSCGLDASINDRANHSHLPNGSLRYFAAVIVELTHMKSYGYHIKATLADGSVEERDIISPLLTVANSRHIGGGIEVSPYSRFADGLLDLVWLDHVPNFRECVDAVARAYHGRLLGSHAFGWKRVRDIEITRATEGDEPSVLMADGEYVGHLPVKVLAKDSALRVLVPPAVAEAQAADSEERVLETIKRDGRDPLTGRFLA, via the coding sequence ATGAGCAAGACGTCACATGCGAATACGACCGTTGCCGTGGTCTGCAATCCGACATCGAACAAAGGCAAGGGCGCCCAAGTGGGCGGTCATGTCATTGATCTGCTGCGCGGAGCCGGACGCAAGCACGGCTTCGACGTAATCGATGTGACCGGCACAAGCTTCGACGATTCCCTGGCCAACGCCCGCCGCCGCGGCGACGAATACGATTATCTGGTCGCGGTCGGAGGCGACGGCATGGTCGCGTTAGGCGCCAACGCAGTCGGCTGCTCCGGCAAACCACTCGGCATCGTGGCCATCGGCTCCGGCAATGATTTCGCACGCGGACTGGATTTGCCGGTCAATCGCGTCGAAACCGCCGTTGAAGGCATTGTCGGTGCGATTGTGCGCGGCACGCATATCGACGTGGACATGGGCTTGGTGACTTCGTTGCCTGACGGTCATGCCATCGATTCGACCGACGGAACCGATGTTTCACAGTCGCGCTCGCCGATCGACCGCTATTATGCGGGCATGCTGTCGTGCGGTTTGGACGCAAGCATCAACGACCGCGCCAATCATTCGCATCTGCCGAATGGCTCGCTGCGGTATTTCGCCGCGGTCATCGTGGAGCTGACACACATGAAAAGCTACGGATACCACATCAAGGCCACGCTGGCCGACGGTTCGGTGGAGGAGCGGGATATCATCTCGCCACTGCTCACCGTGGCCAATTCCCGCCATATCGGCGGCGGCATCGAGGTGTCCCCGTATTCACGGTTCGCGGACGGACTGCTTGATCTGGTGTGGCTTGACCATGTGCCGAATTTCCGGGAGTGCGTGGACGCGGTGGCACGCGCCTACCACGGCCGACTGCTGGGCAGCCATGCTTTCGGATGGAAGCGGGTGCGCGACATTGAAATCACCCGCGCCACCGAAGGGGATGAGCCTTCGGTGTTGATGGCCGATGGCGAATACGTGGGCCATTTGCCGGTGAAGGTCTTAGCCAAGGACAGTGCGCTGCGTGTGCTGGTGCCGCCGGCCGTGGCGGAAGCGCAGGCGGCCGACAGCGAGGAACGGGTGTTGGAAACCATCAAACGTGACGGTCGCGACCCTCTTACCGGTAGATTCCTCGCCTGA
- a CDS encoding Rv3654c family TadE-like protein, with product MKHDVKQYVRRVLHVLKGADEGSGTISGVALIAIVAAMLGAVAMAGNLLLCVHRAQNTADLASVAAAQSLRDGAADPCAAASRTTSGNGTRLESCAIEGEDAVVAVQAATQVPFAPWVVRQSRAGPIACD from the coding sequence GTGAAACATGACGTGAAACAGTATGTGCGACGAGTGTTGCATGTGCTGAAAGGCGCGGACGAAGGTTCCGGAACCATATCGGGAGTCGCGCTGATCGCAATCGTCGCGGCCATGCTCGGTGCGGTCGCCATGGCAGGCAATCTGCTGCTGTGCGTGCATCGCGCGCAGAATACGGCCGACCTGGCGTCGGTGGCCGCCGCGCAGTCGCTGCGTGACGGTGCCGCCGACCCGTGCGCGGCCGCATCGCGTACAACGTCGGGCAATGGAACCCGGCTCGAATCCTGTGCCATTGAAGGCGAGGATGCGGTGGTCGCCGTGCAGGCGGCCACGCAGGTACCGTTCGCACCGTGGGTCGTCCGGCAGTCACGTGCGGGGCCTATTGCCTGTGATTAG